A window of the Pecten maximus chromosome 19, xPecMax1.1, whole genome shotgun sequence genome harbors these coding sequences:
- the LOC117318040 gene encoding fibrinogen gamma chain-like: protein MVNDSCQCVNGYIGTTCERLMEDCTEGYEYYPGQMGTFLIQPPLAPEPIPTVCRMEYDLRTYLQLRHYTSGIPFDRDWTSYRDCFGDIYEENDGTRDFWWGNQNAYYLTNSRQYDLLIQAVGYGYSDIGNIVYKNFVVQDEL, encoded by the exons ATGGTAAATGATTCCTGTCAGTGTGTCAACGGATATATAGGGACCACATGTGAACGTCTTATGGAAG ATTGTACAGAAGGCTACGAATACTACCCGGGGCAGATGGGCACGTTTCTGATACAGCCACCATTGGCACCAGAACCCATACCGACCGTGTGTAGGATGGAGTATGACCTTCGGACCTATCTGCAGCTACGTCATTACACAAGTGGTATTCCGTTCGACAGGGACTGGACCTCCTACAGAGACTGTTTCGGGGATATCTATGAAGAAAATGACGGTACCAGGGACTTTTGGTGGGGGAATCAGAATGCCTACTACTTAACTAATAGCAGGCAGTATGATCTTCTCATACAAGCTGTTGGATATGGTTATAGTGATATCGGAAACATTGTTTACAAGAACTTTGTTGTACAAGACGAG CTATAA